The Natronincola ferrireducens nucleotide sequence CTGCCACTAGTGTTACCTATAATCGTATTAAATAATGGCGGTACATTGGCAGGTACTGTGTTTCCTGTTGCCTTAATAAGAGCTAGAGGTGTTGCAGTAGTCATTGCATCTACTCCTGGTGTAATCCAATCCGTCATACGGTCTGTCCATGATAGGGTTAAAAATATTCTCCCTGCAAGGGCTGGGTTCATAAAGTTATGGCCAATACCCCCAAATGCTTGTTTTACAATGGCTATAGCAAAAAAAGAACCAATTACTGGCATCCACCAAGCCGCTGAAGCAGGAATATTTAATGCTAATAATAGGCCTGTTACAACGGCACTAAAGTCATTAATTGTCACAGGGCGACCCATCCATTTTTGAACACCTGCTTCCGTAACAACAGCTGTTAATACTGCTAATAATATCAGAATAGCAGCATTTGTTTTAAAATAATAGATAGCTGCTACTGTAGCTGGTAATAAAGCAATCACTACATCTAACATAATTCTCTCGGTTGTATCATCATCCAATATATGTGGAGAAGAAGATACAATTAGCTTTTCATCCATTGATTTCCCTCCCATTTATTTGTTTTTCTTTTGTTCTCTTTTTTTAGCGATAATTTGATTTTTAGCTACTCTTATAGATGGTAGCAATGGTCTTCTTGAAGGACAAACATAAGAGCATGATCCACATTCAATACAATCTAATGCCCTATAGTTTTCTGCATGTTCTATTCTATTGGCCAATGAATTTTCACTAATATACACTGGTTGAAGGTTGGCAGGACATATTTCAACACATCTTGCACATCGTATGCAGTTAGAAGGGTTAGGTAGTTGGGCCCCTTCCTTATCAAAAACTAATACACCAGATGTTCCTTTTACAGCAGGTATTTCATCAGTGTGTTGAGCACTGCCCATCATAGGTCCACCTAAAATAAGCTTTCCTGGCGTTGTAGCATATCCTCCACACTGTTGAATTAATTCTTTAATTGGAGTACCTATTTTCACACTTAAATTTTTAGGATTTTTTACAGCAGTTCCAGTGATAGTTGTAATTCTATCAATTAAAGGCATTCCCGTTTTAATGGTTTTAGCTATTTGTGCAGCTGTTCCCACATTGCTTACAATAACCCCTACTTCCATTGGTAAACCACCAGAAGGAACTTCTTTATTTGTAATAGCATATATTAACTGTTTTTCCCCACCTTGAGGATATTTTGTCTGTAATGCTACCACTTTTATATTTGATTCCTTTTCTATAGCCTTTAACATCTTTTCAATAGCATCAGGCTTATTGTTTTCAATGCCTATATAGGCATTTTTTACCCCTACTGCCTTCATCATCGCTTTTAATCCATATACAATTTCTTCGGAACTCTCCAGCATTAAACGGTGGTCAGCAGTTAAGTAGGGTTCGCATTCTGCCCCATTCAATATAATTGTATCTATTTTCTTTTCTGGAGGAGGTGATAATTTTACATGGGTTGGAAAAGTAGCACCACCCATCCCAACAATACCAGCTTCCTTTATAATTTCAGTAATTTCTTTTGGTTCCAGACCCTCAATATCACCTTTTGGTTGAATAGATGGATCTATTTCATTTTTCCCATCTGATTCAATGGTTATTGCTAAACCTTCGTTTCCTGTTGCAATAGGAACATCGCTAATTGCTTTAACAGTCCCAGATACACTGGAGTGTACAGGTGCCGATACAAAACCTTGAGCCTCACCAATTTTTTGTCCAACCTTTACTTCATCTCCCACTTTTACAATAGGTTCACAGGGTGCACCTATATGTTGTTGCATAGGTATAACCACCACAGATGGCTCAGCTGCTTTTTCAATATTCAATCTAGCAGTTGATTCCTTAGCTTCTGGTGGATGAATACCTCCCCTAAAAGTTAAAAACTTCATTTGTATTTTCACCCCTTATTTGATTTTATGAAATAGGTATTATAAATTTATAAATCTAGATACAATTGTATCTAGTAAAATTGTATACTGTATATCTTAAACATTATATTTATAGGATAATAATTATTATCCTATAATATCCTTCTTATGCTACATTTTATTCCTTTCTATTGAAGGTAATTTGATTTATTTGTGGTTTACTGTTTGGAATAAAGGAGATTTTAACGTTATCAAGAGGACTGTAAGGTTTGTGAACGCACGTTCCTAGATTTTGTTAAAAACTTGATTATTGTAATCGTAATTTAACAAGAACTATTATACAATAAATTCTTTATAATTGCCATGCTATTATAAAAGTTTAAGTTTTAACAATGTTTAGCAACTCTTTTTTTATGTATTCTCTCATCCACTCAATCACTCTAATATCACTAATAGGCAGTCCTTTAAGGATTTTCTTAACTTCTCGTGTATTTAAGCAAAAACTATTATTATTATAGTAATGGGTATATATATAATCCATATCATTTTCTGTCATTAATAAAGTTGCAATTGTATCTTCTATACTCCCTAAGGGCGCTCTATCAATATGACTGTATTGGAAGGTAGCTTCTAGCCTAGTACCCTTTCCTTTTTCCGAATCAATTTTAAAGCTTCCATTACACTGTACTGCGGCAGCTTTAAATAAGGATATACCTAACCCTACTTTCCTTGTGGTTCTTGTAGTAAAAAAGGGGTCCTCTACCTTTTTTAAGGTATCTTCATCCATTCCAACGCCATTGTCAATAATTTTAATAGTCATTAAGTCTTCAATAATATCCTCACAAACTGTAATTTCTACTAAGCTAGCCTCTGCTTTAATAGAATTTTGTACGAGGTCTAATATATGTAGCGCTAATTCCTTCAAACTTTTTCCCCCTTATCAAAATGTTTATCCTATTAAAAAGATTATAGTCTACTTAATAGGATAAAGGGCAGCTAAAATATCTTGAATTTTTTTACTGGATGTTTTAATAAAAAATTCTCTTTCTAATATTTCTCCTAGGGCGTGGGCATCGGAGCTAATAATCTTATTATACTTAGCAAGGTATGGATGTCGTTTAGTTAAATTGGTGTAATCACAATTTTTCGTAATTTCCACTGTTTTTAAACAAAAGTCTGGGGAAATGAATCCTAAGTTAGAAAGAATACTAAAGCTATTTCTATCAATATGAGCTGGTATTGGAATACCCCCTAACCCCTTTATTTCCCTAATAATTTCTTTAAGAGGTAAGTTAATTGCATTAATAAGTAAATAATTGTAATCCTCTACAATATTATCGTCCTCATCGTATATATATTGATTTCCAAATAATTTTGGGCTGTTGGGCGCTTTGGGTAGTGTATCATCTAGTATCAGTTGAAATTCAAGGGCAGCACTTATATTTTGAAATAGTGCCAGTAGGTGAACCTCTTCTTTTGTAGTTATTTCTATACCTGGAATACATATAATATTGTGCTTTTTAGCTACATTCACAAAACTTCTGAGGTTTTTAGTAGAGTTATGGTCTGTAATAGCTATAGCATCTAATCCTTTTAAAACAGCCATTTGTATGATGTTATTTGGAGTCATATCATTACTTGAGCAAGGAGATAAACCACTGTGTATATGAAGATCAACTGCTATTGTCATTTTATTTCTATTAATTTAGCAATCTCTGTAGCTAGTTGATATGCACTGTAATCACATCTTAACAGTGGTATACCTTCTTCATCAGCTTTGTTTTTTGTTACCTCTTCTATTTCTGCACTTTCTACTATAATAACGCAGGCAGCTTCTCCTAACGCTGCAACGGCAATAACATTAATATTTGTCTGGATTGTAATCCAGGCTTCCCCATACTTCAAATGAGCCATAACCCAGCTCAATAAATCTCCTATATAAACACCACTTATCTCATTATCTAAACCCTGCTGTCCCCCTACTAGTTCTAACGATAGCTTTTCCATTAATTGTTTAACAGTAATCATACTTCATCTCCTTTATTTTGACTCTGTTGACAATTGTTATAAATAACCACATATAGTTTTGTATACTGACCTATTACGGATTCAATTTTAAATTCATCAGAGCATCTTTTGATATTTGGTAGACCCATTCCAGCACCAAATCCCAACTCCCTTATTTTTTCTGAAGCTGTTGAATAACCAGCCTTCATAGCCAACTCTATATTTTCAATGCCAGGTCCACGGTCTACTGCAGTAATTACTATTTTTTCAGGTTCAATATCCACTTCTATATATCCGCCTTCTGAGTGTATAATGATATTCATTTCAGCTTCGTAGGTGGCTATTGCAATTTTTCTAAGCTTTTCAGAATTAATTCCCAGTTGTCTTAATGTTTTTTTTATATTGCTAGATGCTTGTCCTGCTCTTATAAAGTCATCTTTTTCTACTGGATAGTTTAACTTAATAACCCTCACACCCTCCTAGCAGTATTGAATTTACTGGCTTTTATTTATGTACAATATTAGCTCCCTTTAAACCTTTAGAATATAATATGCCAGAGCTAACATACATAATATTCTGTGTTGACATAATAACAATTCCATTTTCTTTTGCCAATTGTATTGTATGCTCGTCAGGTTTTTTTCCCCGTACAAAGACTACAGCGGCAATGTCCATCATTTCAGCAGTTCGAATTGTATGAGAATTTACCAAGCCTGTTAATAGCAAGGTTTTATCATCAACAAACGCTAGAACATCACTCATCAAATCACATGCAAATGCAGTTTTCACTTCTTTGTCTAAAAATTCATCCCCCGATAAAATCTCCGCTCCTAATAATTCTTTAACTTCTTTTAATGTCATTTAATCACCTCCATTTAAGTTTATCATTTGATAGTTTCTAAAATTCTAAATATACTGTCTAAAAACAAGCTGTGTACCCTATACAGATTTTCTTCATCCTCTAGCAATTCTTGAGAACGTTTAATATTGCTTTCTTGATGATACAGCATTTTATCAATAACTTTTTTTTCGGGTATACCTTCAGGCAACTCCTTATCTTGGATGGATTCGGCTAACCTTTTTACTATTTTTTCCTGTTCTAGTAATAGTTCTTTATAGCTCCTCAATTCACCTTCTTTTTCAATAAAATTATACCATTCTTTTGACTGTTTATCCATTATTTCAATTAAACTATTTAACTCTTTAACAATGCCATCCCCCAACTGCTGCTGAGTCTTTGGATAGGTTAATTTCTTAGATGCCGAATGTACTTCACTTATATAGGCATCTGGATAAAATTCCTTTACTTTAGGTAATTGTCCTTCTACAAATTCTCTTTCTGTTAATCCTAGAGTATAGACCTTGTAAACATTATCCATCTTATAAATTAAATGAGAGAGTTTGTTTTCATTTAATTCAGCTATAAAATCTTCTATGTTACTAGTATCAGATACACTGGCTACCTGTATCATATAAATAGAAAGGGGAGATAAATCTTTATAAATCATATCTTCCTCCCCATTGTTTTTAACTTGATTTCCTGACTCTTCTATCTCTTCATCTTCTTCAATAAATATCACTTCTTCTTCATCATTGATAATTCCTTGTAATTCCTCTTCTTCTAATGTCATATCAGAATATAAAACTGGCATCACTAATCTTTCTGTTATTCTAGAACCAATAAATATTGCACTTAAAGGAATAATTACCAAAAACAATATAATTAAACCATAATTATAGTTTCTTTTAGTTCTCCTAACAGCAAACCTTTTTCCCCTCATAATAATTCCTCCAATTCCTAATGTTTATTAATCTTTACATCTGTTTAATGATTTTAAATTTAAATCTTCTTAACTTATAATATTTCTTGAACCCTTGTCTTATTATATATATAATAAGGGTTAATAAAATTATTCCATAATTGTAAGTAATTCTATGATGAAAAATATTGTCCAACAATTTTTAAAAGAAAAAATTTCTCTAGAAATCCTTCAAAATCGTTGGACAAGTCTGGTTATAGTACTGCAGAAAAAACCTCAAAAACCAACGAAACAGGCATAAAAGCCTGTTTCGTTGGTTTATTTCAATGTTATAATCTCACTGCAGTTGAATATCTATTTTTATAGGTGTTCTCATTTAAAGAAGAAATAATAACCCTCATGTTACCGCCAGAGGATGCATGAATAAATTCATTGTTACCAACATAAATCCCAACATGATTGATTGTTTTACTGCTTCCATTATTAAAAAACACCAAATCTCCTATCTGAAGCTGATTTCTACTTACCTGTGTTCCTACATTTGCTTGACTCCTAGAAGTTCTTGGTAAATTAATTCCTTTTTGTTGTAAATACTCCTTATAGTATGTATTAAATATATAGTATGTAAAGCCTGAACAGTCAAAGCTGTTAGGTCCATTACCAGCGTACCTATAGGGACGTCCTATATATTTTTCTGTTATAGATTTTATATTGCTTAAAGTATTAGTTCTAGAGCCAGAACGACTTACTTGTGTTGATACATTGATTTGTAACTCAATCATATCACTTTTTATCCATCCTTCTGTAAAATCCTCTGTCAAAATATGATACCAACCATCTTTATAGTCCTTTATATAAATAGTATGGTTTTTATTTAGTGTTATAGTAATGGGTGCCCCTGAGCTTGCTTCTGCTCTTACAGAGCTATCGTCATTAAGTACAATAGCTTGAGGATAATTGGGTACTAGCTTTACATAATTAGCATTGACAAAACCTTTTACCCCGTTATTTAGTTGAACTTGATACCATTCTTTCTCTTCTTGAATGATAATTGTCTCTGTTCCATTGGGTACCTTCGAAATAATGCTATTATTTGTTGACGGTCCAGATCTAACATTCAGTATACTGGCCGTAGTGACTCCTTTTTTTATTGTGTTCTTCTTATCATTTAATAAAACAATGTCTTTATACATCCAACCTTCGGTAGAATTGTCCTCTAGTTTTACAAAATACCAATCCTCCTGTTGTTTATGTATACTTACTTCTGTTCCAATCTTCAAGGTCTCTGTTATCTTTCCTGCAAAGTCTGGTGATTTTCTTAAGATACCTTGGCTAGCAATGATTGTAGCTGAAGGATTTTCTGCAGCTGCAAAAGAGGTTGACAATAAACTGAACATCAATATAACTATTAACATCTGTAGGTTTCTTGTTTTTAACTTTGTCATAAATTTCACCACCCAATACTTACTAAACTTTTATCATTAATAAGTATTTTCTATTTATTTGTTAAAACTCCTCTTTTTTCGAAAAAATTCTTGTTATTATGAAAACTTTTTTTGCATAGACTATTAAAATTATATTGTTACTATGATATAAAATTTAAAGGGGCAAAGAAAACACTTTGCCCTTTAGGAATTGGTTATATTAATACCATAAAATATTTCTGTCATTTCTTTATTTAGATTTTGAAGAATTTCATTTCTTCCTTCCTCGTCCAAATCTTTTTCCTTCATTTCAAATAGATAATTGTCTAGATCAATATCTTTGATCTTCATTTTTGTATGAAATATATTAGATTGATAGATATTCATATCAATCAGACTATATTTATCAATTGTTTCCTGTTGAATAAAATCCTGTATAGAACTTATCTCGTGATCTATAAAATACTTAGATCCTTTTATGTCTCTAGTAAATCCCCTGACTCTATAGTCAATTGTAATGATATCTGAGTCAAAACAACCTATCAAATAATTTAAAGCCTTTAAGGGGGAAATGGTTCCACAGGTAGACACATCTATATCTACTCTAAAGGTGCTAATATTATTTTCAGGGTGACTTTCAGGATATGTGTGAACAGTTACATGACTTTTATCTAAATGGCCTACTATATTTTCTCTAATTGGCGTTATAACTCCTCTATTGCATGATGGATCCAGTACATACAAAGGTACTTCTTCCTCTGAAATTAGTAGGGTTACACTTGCCCCTTGGGGATCGTAATCCTGCTTGGCCACATTTAAAACGCTAGCTCCTATAGTTTTTGTAACGTTTTCTAGTATTTTAGTCAGCCTCTCAGAGTTATATTGTTCATCAATATACTCGATATATTTTTTACGATCTTCCACTGTTTTAGTATAACAAATATCATAAATATTAAAACTTAAAGATTTTGTTAAATTGTTGAACCCATATAATTTTAATTTGTTTTTAGTTAATTTTGCCAACCTCATTCCCCATTTCTATTTATTTCTCTCACAAAATTATACAGCTTATATTTTTATTGTCAAGTCTGAGTTTGGTAGTACATAAAATTTAATATTTACTCGTATATTAGATTTTGCATTTAAAAGATAAATATTCGTAAAAATAGCATCGTTATATATTGTGGATATAAATAATACACCTTCCTATATGGATGTTGTCTCCAACATCCATATAGGAAGGTGTTGTGCTTGTACATTGATATTGCCCGATTTTAAGCTTCCTTCCAATTGTGGTGGACCGCTTGAACATCATCGTTATCCTCAAGCATATCAATCATTTTTTCCATTTTCTTGATATCTTCTCCCTCTAGCACTGCTTCTGTTTGAGGGATATAAACTACATCAGCTTCAATAAATTGATAACCTTCTTCTAAAAGACTATCCTTCACTGTAGGAAAGTCTTCTGGCAAAGTAATAATTTCGTAGGCTTCGTCTTCTACTAAAAAATCCTCCGCTCCTGCCTCAAGAACTGTCATCATTAGTGTTTCTTCGTCTATTTCTTCATTTTTCTCTATAATAATCTGTCCTTTTCTATCAAATAGAAAGGATACACAGCCAGTAGTTCCTAGGTTGCCACCGTTTTTGTCAAAGGCATGTCTTACTTCACCAGCGGTTCTATTTCTATTGTCAGTTAAAGCCTCTACAATAACAGCCACACCGTTAGGTCCATAGCCCTCATAATTGATTTTTTCGTATTGGTCTCCTCCAGCGTCTCCTGCAGCTTTTTTAATGGCTCTATCTATATTATCATTTGGCATATTGCCTGCTTTAGCCTTATCTATAGCACTCTTTAAACTAGCATTATATTCTGGATCAGTACCACCTTCCCTTGCTGCAACAGTGATTAATCTAGCTAGTTTTGTATATATTTTTGCTCGTTTGGAATCTTGCTTTGCTTTTCGGTCTTTAATATTACCAATTCGACCCATACTATAATCCTCTCCTTATCCTTATTAACTTTTTACAAATAAATTTTATCATAAGGTATCATAGGAATCAATTTATATATTCATCTTAGGAAAGGATGGCATTTGTCTTTTGTGTTGAGAAATTCTATGAAGTCTCTCTATTACACTTTTGTCCCCTTGGCTTATGGGTTTGCCTGCCAAGTAATTATCAATACTATTATAGGTGACACCCATTTCTATTTCATCTGTCTGCCCCTCCCATAAACCTGCAGAAGGAGCCTTGTCTAAAATATTTTGTGGTATTTCCAGTATTTTAGCCCATTCATAAACTTCTTGTTTTTTTAAGGAGGCTATGGGTAATAAATCTACACCACCATCGCCATATTTAGTAAAATACCCTGTGTATATTTCAGCAGCATTATCTGTGCCTACTACAAGATAGTTTAAATTGTTGGCTATTGCATAAAGGGTACTCATTCTAAGTCGAGCTCTTAAATTTGCATCCATTATTCTCAAGTTTTTTTCATCATATAGATTTTCATTTTTAAGCTCATCAATAACTTTTTTTATTAACTCATCATGCTGAAGGGTGAGGTCGATGGTAAAATGGGAAATTCCACATTTTTCACATACTAAAATACCATCCTCTATATCCTTAGCACTACTTTTTACTGGTAGTATAACCCCAAGGGAATTATCAGGAAAGGCTTTTTTAATTAAATTTGCTACTACTGCAGAATCTATACCTCCAGATATTCCAACGATTAATCCCCTAGTTCCAGAATCATCCACCTGTTGTCTTAGCCAATCCACCACTAATTGAATTTTTTGTTGTATTTCTTTTTCCATCTTAACTATTCTCCTCTCTACTTAACATAAAAGAATCTTTGATTCTGGTTTGAAATTTTACAAATAAACAACTATGAAGCATCGGTACTTTTAATGAGCTTGCTGACACTGTCTTTTTTAGATGCTAAACTATGATGAATAGTTTTATTCTATATGGTTAAATTAATTTTATTCAAGGGGCTTTTTATTGCCACCTTATTTATTGAGGTGAGTCATATAATGAAAAATCTTTATTGGCTAAAAATTATTTTAGTAGGATTTGTAGCAGGTATTGTTAATGGTTTGTTTGGAGCAGGTGGCGGTACTATTGTTGTTCCTGCTTTAAATTTTGTTTTTGGCGTTCCTCAGCATAAATCCCATGCCACCGCTATATCTATTATCCTCCCTTTTGCTATTATTAGTAGCTTTATATACTATAGGAATGGTTTCACTGCATTCGATGTTACTTTTAAAGTGGCTTTAGGAGGAATCGTGGGAGCCTACATTGGCTCAAGAGCTTTAAGTCACTTTTCCGACAGTTATTTAAGAAAAATATTTGGAGTGTTTATGATCTTAGCAGCATTGAGGATGGTGTTTTAATGGCAATATTTATATTAGGTTTATTAGCAGGGATTATTGGAGGAATGGGAATAGGTGGGGGAACCATTCTTATTCCTGGTTTAATCTTTTTAACAAACTTTAAACAACAAACTATACAAAGTATTAACCTGCTTTCTTTTATCCCTGTAGCGATTGTAGCTTTGTACATTCATATAAAAAACAAAGACATCCTATTTAGGCTTAGTTTGCCAATAATATTTTTTGGTCTTATAGGGGCTTGGGCAGGTTCTAAATTGGCTTTAACATTGCCTTCTTCTACACTAAGGCGTATGTTCGGTATATTTCTTCTGGTTATGGGTATCTATGAAATCATATGCAAAGACAAGGTCAAAGTCAAAAAAAAGTAGGATAAAAAAATTTATCCTATTCTCCTAAAGCTACTAGTACACAATCATAATATACAATATTTAGATTAAAGTCCTCTGCTTTATCAATAGTTTCTTCATCAAAGGTTCCAGGTTGGAACCAAACATAGTCTATTCCTAGGTCTTTAATCTCATCTAATATTAATTTGCTTACTTTAGGCCCCACCACCATATTTACACATTCTAGATTTTGTGGTAAATCCTTCAAAGACTGATAGATTTTATCTCCCTCTATTTCTTCATATTTAGGATTTATACCATATACAGTGTAGCCATGGGCCTTTAATTTCTTATAAATCTTGTAACCAAACTTTTCTGTATCGGGTGTAGCGCCGACAACAGCCCAAACCTTCCTGTGGAGCATTTCCTTTTTATTTTTTTCAATTGTATCCATAATCTCATCCTCCTACTTTGTTTAATAATGGTATTATAGTTTTTTTACCCATATATTAAGTAGTTATTCTAATTTAAATAATTATTTTTCCATCTAACTCTGTTAGGTACTTCTCTTGTTTTTCCGTTATGTCACACCTAGCATTTGTCCATTCAGTAGCTTGCTTTTTAAATTTATCTACTTCATCCCATTTAATATACACAAAAAAATGAACAGCATCATCATATTCTATATCCTTCAGTAGATATTTGTTTTGTAATATTTCATTTTGTACTTTTCCCAGTAATGTATAGTCGATCTTTATATGTAATAGCCTATAGGCTCTTTTAATAATAATTCTAGAAGTTTCTAATGCAATTTTAGCACCTTTCGTATAAGCTCTAACCAGACCTCCAGTCCCTAATTTCACACCACCAAAATATCGTGTTACAACTACTACTGTATTCCTAAGATTTTCTTTTTTTATCAGTTCTAAAACTGGAATTCCGGCTGTTCCCGAAGGTTCCCCATCATCACTATAACGCTGTATTTCATTGTTTTGTCCTAAAACATATGCTGGAACATTATGGGTTGCATCCTTATGTTTTTTTTTGATTTCTTCAATAAATCCAATTGCTTCCTCCTCTGATACTACGGGCTTGGCATATCCTATAAATCTAGATTTATCAATAATTATTTCGTTAACTCCAAATTGGTATAGAGTGCGATATTCCTTTAGCATTGTTCCTCATTCCTTTATTATAGCTTAATTATACCATTCATTATTATACCACATTTTTGATATTTTTTCATAAAAAGAAGCAGCTTTGATGCTTTTGCTGCTTCTCTACTTTATAAATTAGACGGCTACCTTCTCTTTTTTCTCCTTCATCATTTCCTTATACTTTTTATAGGATAAATTAACCAAGGATTTATCCTGACTGTAGGTAATCATTTCAATTGCTTCGTCTATACAGTAAAATCCTCCTTCTTTAAAGTTCATGTTTTTATTTAGTTGAAATTCTTTTCCTTTTGTCGCCATAATATACCAAGTAATTTGATTGCAAACTGGTTGTTTTCTGGAAATAGAAAAAAATTCGTAACATGTCTCCCCTGCTGTGGATAGAATTTCAGCATCAATACCGGTTTCTATCTTAACACGACTTAATGCCGCATCAATGGAAGTTTCATCATTACGAATTTTTCCTTTAGGCAATACCCATTCATTTTTTTCGTTCTTTAGGAGAAAAACTTGATTTGCATAGAAGACGACTCCGCCTGCACAATTTCTAAAAATCATGGTTAAAACCTCCCTTAACTGTAGTTACTTATTATCATACACCAAATCTAAAATTTTTACAATGTTTTTTCAGAATATTAAATCAAGTTTTGCAAAATAGTTATTCTTATGCTATATAGTATGCTCAATAATTTTTAAAAAATTACAATAATTTCTAAATCATTTTCATTTTGATTTATTTAGGATTATGATCATATTATAAAGAGTCACCCAGTTATAATTTTTTATTAATGTCTATAGATTCTGTTCCCCAATAGAATTACTATAGATAGCAGCCTCCCTTTTTTCAAAAAAGAGAGGCTGCTATCTATAGTAATTGAAATTTTTTATATTTATGATAATTAATATCTTCTATTTTTACCTTTAAAACTATACCTGTCTCTATATATTCTGAAGATACTATCTCTGCATCCTCATGAAGCTGTGAAGCTATATTACCTTGATTATAGGGGATTAAAAACTTTGTTTCAATAAATTTCTTTCCTATTCCCTTATCAATCATCTGTATTAAGTGCTCTAAGTTCTTCCCGGTAATAGCAGAAACAAAAACTGAATTTTCATCTTTGGGTATGTCAATGTCATATGCTAGTTTGTCACATTTATTAAATACATTAATAACTTTTTTATTCTCAACACCCAATTCCTTCAGTACCTTTAATGTTGTTGATTTTTGTAATTCATAATTTTCATTAGAAGCATCGATGATATGTAATAAGAGGTCAGCGTATTTCACCTCTTCTAATGTAGCCTTAAAAGCCTCTACTAAATCATGGGGCAATTTGCTTACAAAGCCAACTGTGTCCGTTAAAAGAAATTCTATATTATTGGATAAAGATATCTTTCTTAAAGATATATCTAGTGTAGCAAAAAGCTGATCTTTTGTGTATACTTCTCTTTTTTCATCATAATTTTCACTTTTCCGCAATAAAACATTCATTAGGGTAGACTTTCCTGCGTTAGTATATCCTACTAATGCAACAATAGGCAACTCTGATTTTAATCTTTGATTTCTTTGGACTTCTCTATTTTTTTTAACTTCTTTAAGTTGAGACCTTATATCATCAATTCTTCTTAAAATATGTCTTCTGTCGGTTTCTAGCTTCATTTCTCCTGGCCCTCTAGTGCCTATACCTCCACCTTGCCGAGACAACTGCTTTCCTAGGCCTGACAACCTTGGTAACCGATACTTTAATTGAGCTAGTTCTACTTGCAGTTTTCCTTCTTTTGTTTGGGCTC carries:
- the hflX gene encoding GTPase HflX, which encodes MKIEELETPTIRAVLVGMNITRKAENEMLDESMEELEELAKAAGAEVVATTVQNKQAIHPAHYIGKGKVEEIAEICRNHDVNVVIFNDELSGAQIRNLETMIGIDVIDRTTLILDIFAQRAQTKEGKLQVELAQLKYRLPRLSGLGKQLSRQGGGIGTRGPGEMKLETDRRHILRRIDDIRSQLKEVKKNREVQRNQRLKSELPIVALVGYTNAGKSTLMNVLLRKSENYDEKREVYTKDQLFATLDISLRKISLSNNIEFLLTDTVGFVSKLPHDLVEAFKATLEEVKYADLLLHIIDASNENYELQKSTTLKVLKELGVENKKVINVFNKCDKLAYDIDIPKDENSVFVSAITGKNLEHLIQMIDKGIGKKFIETKFLIPYNQGNIASQLHEDAEIVSSEYIETGIVLKVKIEDINYHKYKKFQLL